The following coding sequences lie in one Glycine soja cultivar W05 chromosome 16, ASM419377v2, whole genome shotgun sequence genomic window:
- the LOC114390088 gene encoding uncharacterized protein LOC114390088 isoform X1, whose translation MREAEKMNPIDHLPLRLLRSDTVPPAPTLSESTVDFLPDFSGYSWIAYAASSLLTISHFPSPLSPHQTRIGPIFRQSFQLSADPLAAVAWSPSSPSSGDLAAAADNCISLFRHDSATAKGSFCWSQNAVLVQHTKVANIRWTGSGDGIISVGMEVVFWKKSNKCWEVAWKFKADQPQTLVCATWFIEGPSATAAHPSKEHIEGSLTNEKSKCVLVCQSNGLSEYSKVKLHHPLPVVMIQWRPSRGKLSNRYGKCSVRHVLLTCSLDGTARLWSEIDNGKARRTGKDINDQKNTGCSFCVVAVIEINQSLNGTLGSDIFVRWGTDFEGIFRTGEEAAKQVFSKEGFEHDVRNCDWLVGFGPGMLLSFWAVQCLDDVSPLRFPRVTLWNKHEIQNHDIANVYKFNSSDFKNAFFLHKIIILRSSLSGPPIICSSLQLLPCNSLVWSNFRIQMIHDAVEKSIDNVNTDNISSHLTGGVLNLDGHSGRILKVSLHPCTSKVQLAVSLDSNGLLLFWSLSNISNCILGCPTLVPTMELYGKLATQDSCSLYTSLTWAPSILDDKLVFFMGHTRGIDCFIVNICQSEEENIECHYLCTIPFSGHGPYEDGPFDIFTIPLNSTCDKTFRNNKLMLLAIWMGRFQALSWEVNLHSFDMSTNCCECNFDVKSIDNCSVWAFESTFANKKYCITVNPCSCEFLSSNDLVTSFAVADSGTLSHRQQEFGLANDLCSSYPAYILATGSSDGILKLWKSKPGNSLTQHLPWELVGSFVAHDGPIKDICLADCGEKIATFCYESNSNAINTIHIWDAVPLISAGTFILEDKIKTESDVIALKWLPLGTGELLLGVCLQNELHVYAPKRCVGTTLSNSVNFPKKNIWVRIAYAHTSIPIYDFLWGPRAAAVVIHGNYFSIFSHWLFHEDKRQGSKFRPGDSKPNTYNCEDEIYEDILSSVFTEYDIGAFREQSLGDSHADFDSVQSSKINMKDNSSSLFLAKEQLKSELLTKVGLWSILEVAEIISGSLPTYHPDVLITNISSGNWKRAYVAVRHLVECLTSYDTKKRHISKRIGLPNILLSYYLEGCISKGSQPKGFQWGGDTTSITSISQAQGSLFQFPYHSGSIVENESISSSTKSELNGFIESLEKFPDLPFLIDIEKMQILAIIDLLSEVSSPHSSSAYQSLDEPGRRFWVALRFWQLLFLRKFARAASFEELPADSRLFVWAYHSDCLDNLFGSVIPNEPSWQEMRALGMGFWYANIPQLRARMEKLARAQYLKNKNPKDCALLYIALNRVQVLAGLFKISKDEKDKPLVGFLSRNFQDEKNKAAALKNAYVLLGKHQLELAIAFFLLGGDHSSAINICAKNLGDEQLALVICRLVEGHGGSLEHHLITKYILPSAIDKGDYWLASLLEWEMGNYYQSFYRMLEFSVNPVPWESTVMSNCGPFLDPTVGFYCQMLATKNSMRNAVGEQNSAILLRWATLMTVAALKRCGNPLEALEYFSSSLSMSETADQESELGDSHDVLSSTLKPLPRKCSNWLSANVSVHLEFHIKLNLALCYLSKLIKEHPSWPDTFAEYNGEASYSDEYMMQYAKSVESFKQKLYTGLALFEQRFLLAPHCLISMILLLLFHHGSLYIRYDMTDGCIQGELSQKKSNIFDDFNLYYSWIKPLFKTAEEVSFFYSRFFCACSMENSQQNSSIDSKPKFLDALQCRFEGVLISLWFFRAILRIQLSSICKDLVKTHLDILDLYEYYLHFSLAWLQKNSEALLYMSEPFLVAQSNGRNPYDIDMVNLKKLIPNIGQLLAQTSLMSNIENLQLSKCAEDKLVADLKHLIPDDERWKILGTCLWQHFSRFMISNLNLVLAKLEDGNLSGPFHRKYTYGESYLINMDSESISLPEKIRLVSFSLCDLLMTTVTHISSYHVKQHAEFLWQKVGNDLNVMTLKWLTQKSEFSQNQNLDILEQGNRKDNYSVHQLLWDHCADPKLISDCFAQEKLNWPNDLDQMNTKGWNDLSIIMTGLHKTDDTCGDGCKFSTGSSNHEVGTPVKGTSLSGHAFARTNQKDISYTNFAVFQSPREMYKRNGELLEALCINSTDQREAAVAGNRKGIMFFHLEDEIPFSAKSDDLLWATADWPQNGWAGSESTPAPTCVSPGVGLGSKKGAHLGLDGATIGVDSSDWPSNDLTGGKVLGRLGYTGIGASGLGWEVQQDFEDFVDPPATLENISTRALSSHPMRPFFLVGSSNTHIYLWEFNKDKATATYGVLPAANVPPPYALASISALQFDHFGHRFASAALDGTVCTWQLEVGGRSNVRPTESSLCFNGHASDVTYFSSSGSIIAVAGYSSNGVNVVIWDTLAPPTTSRASILCHEGGAHTVSVFDNHVGGGSVSPLIVTGGKGGDVGLHDFRYIVTGKAKRHKRADNIGQGSVSSLTCDKDPNVDGMLWYIPKAHSGSVTKVVTIPNTNLFLTGSTDGDVKLWDAQSTKLIHHWSKIHEKHTFLQPSSRGFGGVVRAAIMDIQVVPHGFLTCGGDGIVKLVRLENNLLGHGIEL comes from the exons ATGAGAGAAGCAGAGAAGATGAATCCCATCGATCATCTTCCCCTCCGTCTCCTCAGATCCGACACGGTCCCGCCCGCCCCAACCTTGTCCGAATCCACGGTGGATTTTCTCCCTGACTTCTCCGGCTACTCCTGGATCGCCTACGCCGCTTCTTCACTTCTCACCATCTCCCACTTCCCTTCCCCTCTTTCCCCTCACCAAACCCGCATCGGCCCCATTTTCCGCCAATCCTTCCAGCTCTCCGCCGATCCCCTCGCCGCCGTCGCCTGGTCCCCTAGTTCCCCCTCCTCCGGCGACCTCGCCGCCGCCGCCGATAACTGCATCTCGCTTTTCCGCCACGACTCCGCCACCGCTAAAG GTTCTTTTTGTTGGAGCCAGAATGCAGTGCTTGTACAACATACGAAAGTGGCAAACATCAGATGGACAGGATCGGGAGATGGAATAATTTCTGTTGGAATGGAGGTGGTTTTCTGGAAAAAGAGTAACAAATGTTGGGAAGTTGCTTGGAAGTTTAAAGCAGATCAACCCCAAACTCTTGTTTGTGCAACTTGGTTTATTGAGGGCCCTTCAGCAACTGCAGCACATCCTAGTAAAGAGCACATTGAAGGGTCCTTGACCAATGAGAAAAGCAAATGTGTATTGGTATGTCAAAGCAACGGACTATCTGAATATTCAAAAGTCAAACTACATCATCCTTTACCTGTCGTAATGATTCAATGGAGACCATCAAGAGGAAAGCTATCAAACAGATATGGTAAGTGTTCAGTAAGGCATGTCCTGTTGACATGCAGCTTAGATGGGACTGCAAGGTTATGGAGTGAAATTGATAATGGAAAGGCCAGGAGAACTGGGAAGGACATCAATGATCAGAAGAACACGGGATGCTCTTTTTGTGTTGTTGCTGTTATTGAGATTAATCAGTCCTTAAATGGAACTCTTGGTTCAGATATATTTGTGAGATGGGGGACAGACTTTGAGGGAATATTTAGAACTGGCGAAGAGGCCGCCAAACAAGTTTTTTCCAAAGAAGGATTTGAGCATGATGTTAGAAATTGTGATTGGCTTGTTGGGTTTGGTCCTGGAATGTTGCTTAGCTTTTGGGCTGTCCAATGTCTTGATGATGTTTCTCCGCTGAGATTCCCCCGAGTTACGTTATGGAACAAACATGAAATCCAGAACCACGACATAGCAAATGTTTACAAGTTTAACTCATCTGAttttaaaaatgcattttttcttCATAAGATCATTATATTGAGAAGTTCCCTGTCTGGTCCACCGATTATATGCTCTTCACTTCAGCTATTGCCTTGTAATTCCTTAGTTTGGTCAAATTTTCGTATTCAAATGATACATGATGCTGTGGAGAAATCCATTGATAATGTTAACACAGATAACATATCCTCCCATTTGACTGGTGGTGTTTTAAACTTAGATGGTCATAGTGGGAGAATCTTAAAGGTTTCACTTCATCCTTGTACAAGCAAAGTTCAATTAGCTGTTtctctggattctaatggactGCTTCTTTTTTGGTCACTTTCTAACATTTCAAACTGCATTTTGGGATGTCCAACTTTGGTTCCTACTATGGAACTCTATGGAAAGCTTGCAACTCAAGACTCATGTTCCTTGTACACAAGCTTGACATGGGCACCTTCAATACTTGATGACAAGCTGGTTTTTTTTATGGGGCATACTCGGGGGATTGATTGCTTCATTGTCAACATTTgtcaaagtgaagaagaaaacatAGAATGTCACTACTTATGTACTATTCCTTTCAGTGGTCATGGTCCTTATGAGGATGGCCCTTTTGATATCTTTACAATTCCTTTAAATTCCACTTGTGACAAAACTTTCCGTAATAATAAACTTATGTTATTGGCAATATGGATGGGGAGATTTCAGGCCCTATCATGGGAAGTAAACTTGCACTCATTTGACATGTCAACAAACTGTTGTGAATGCAATTTTGATGTTAAAAGCATTGATAACTGCAGTGTTTGGGCATTTGAAAGTAcatttgctaataaaaaatattgcattACTGTAAATCCATGTTCATGTGAGTTTCTAAGTTCCAATGATCTGGTTACTAGTTTTGCGGTGGCTGATTCAGGCACTCTAAGCCATAGGCAACAAGAGTTTGGCCTTGCGAATGATCTGTGTAGTAGTTATCCTGCATATATCTTGGCCACAGGCTCCTCTGATGGCATCTTGAAACTCTGGAAAAGTAAACCTGGCAACTCATTGACCCAGCACTTGCCATGGGAGCTTGTGGGTTCGTTTGTTGCACATGATGGTCCCATCAAGGATATATGTTTAGCTGATTGTGGTGAGAAGATTGCCACATTCTGCTACGAAAGCAATTCAAATGCTATCAATACCATCCATATATGGGATGCTGTACCACTAATCAGTGCTGGGACTTTTATTTTGGAGGATAAAATAAAGACTGAAAGTGATGTTATTGCTCTAAAGTGGTTACCTTTAGGAACTGGGGAGTTATTGCTTGGAGTTTGTTTGCAAAATGAATTACATGTGTATGCTCCTAAGCGTTGTGTTGGTACAACATTGTCAAACTCTGtaaattttccaaaaaagaaTATATGGGTTCGCATTGCATATGCTCACACTTCCATtccaatttatgatttcttgtgggGACCCAGAGCTGCAGCAGTGGTGATTCATGGAAATTACTTTAGTATATTTAGTCATTGGTTGTTCCATGAGGATAAAAGGCAAGGGAGTAAATTTCGTCCCGGTGATTCAAAGCCTAATACCTATAATTGCGAGGATGAAATATATGAAGACATACTTTCTTCAGTTTTTACTGAATATGACATTGGTGCTTTCAGAGAACAGTCACTTGGAGACAGTCATGCAGATTTTGATTCTGTGCAGTCCAGCAAAATCAATATGAAGGACAATTCCAGTAGCTTGTTTCTGGCCAAGGAACAATTAAAATCTGAACTTCTTACCAAGGTTGGTTTATGGAGCATCTTAGAAGTAGCTGAGATAATTAGTGGATCATTGCCTACTTATCACCCTGATGTACTAATTACTAATATAAGCTCAG gaaactggaaacGTGCTTATGTAGCTGTGAGGCATCTTGTTGAATGCCTGACTAGTTATGATACTAAAAAGAGACACATCTCCAAGAGAATTGGCCTTCCAAATATTTTATTGTCATATTATCTAGAAGGCTGTATATCAAAAGGTTCCCAACCTAAGGGATTCCAGTGGGGCGGTGACACTACATCAATCACATCAATTTCACAGGCTCAGGGTAGCTTGTTCCAGTTTCCATATCACTCAGGTTCCATTGTTGAAAATGAAAGCATTTCCTCCTCAACAAAATCTGAGCTTAATGGCTTTATTGAATCTCTTGAGAAATTTCCTGATTTACCATTTTTGATCGACATAGAGAAGATGCAGATTCTTGCAATTATAGATCTGCTTAGTGAAGTTAGTAGTCCTCACTCATCTTCTGCATATCAGAGTCTTGATGAACCTGGACGGAG gTTTTGGGTTGCACTAAGATTTTGGCAACTGCTTTTTCTCCGAAAGTTTGCCAGAGCTGCATCTTTTGAAGAGTTGCCCGCTGACTCAAGGTTATTTGTATGGGCTTATCATTCTGATTGCCTAGATAATTTATTTGGTTCTGTCATACCCAATGAACCATCATGGCAAGAAATGCGTGCTTTGGGTATGGGCTTTTGGTATGCTAATATACCTCAATTGCGTGCAAGG ATGGAGAAATTGGCAAGAGCTCAGTATTTGAAGAACAAAAATCCTAAGGATTGTGCTTTGCTGTATATTGCACTGAATAGAGTTCAAGTTTTGGCTGGCCTTTTCAAAATCAGTAAGGATGAGAAGGATAAGCCTCTAGTGGGCTTCCTTTCTCGCAATTTTCAG GATGAGAAAAACAAAGCTGCTGCTTTAAAAAATGCTTATGTCTTACTTGGAAAGCATCAGCTGGAATTAGCAATTGCTTTCTTTTTGCTTGGAGGTGATCACTCTTCTGCTATAAATATTTGTGCTAAGAATCTTGGGGATGAACAGCTTGCCCTAGTCATTTGTCGTCTTGTTGAGGGTCATGGTGGATCATTGGAGCATCATCTAATTACAAAGTACATACTTCCATCTGCAATTGATAAAGGAGACTACTGGCTTGCAAGCCTTCTGGAG TGGGAAATGGGTAATTACTACCAATCTTTTTATAGAATGCTAGAGTTTTCAGTAAACCCTGTGCCTTGGGAGTCCACTGTCATGTCCAATTGTGGTCCTTTTCTGGACCCCACTGTTGGTTTTTATTGCCAAATGTTAGCAACAAAGAATAGCATGCGGAATGCAGTGGGGGAGCAAAATTCTGCAATTCTTTTAAGATGGGCGACTTTGATGACAGTTGCTGCCCTAAAAAGATGTGGTAATCCT CTTGAGGCGTTGGAATATTTCTCGTCTTCACTGAGCATGTCTGAGACTGCAGATCAAGAGAGTGAATTAGGTGACAGTCATGATGTGCTGTCCAGTACTCTTAAGCCTTTGCCAAGAAAATGCTCTAACTGGTTGTCTGCTAATGTGTCTGTGCATCTCGAGTTCcatattaaattgaatttggCACTTTGCTACTTatcaaaattgataaaagagcatcCAAGCTGGCCTGACACTTTTGCAGAATATAATGGAGAAGCTTCTTATTCTGACGAGTACATGATGCAATATGCGAAATCAGTtgaaagttttaaacaaaagTTATACACAGGACTTGCTCTATTTGAACAGAGGTTTTTATTGGCTCCCCACTGTCTAATCAGTATG ATTTTACTCTTACTTTTTCATCATGGATCATTGTACATTAGATATGATATGACTGATGGATGCATTCAAGGAGAACTGTCTCAAAAGAAGAGCAATATATTTGAtgatttcaatttatattactCTTGGATTAAACCCCTGTTTAAGACTGCAGAAGAAGTCTCCTTTTTCTATTCAAGATTTTTTTGTGCCTGCAGTATGGAAAATTCGCAACAAAATTCATCTATTGATAGTAAACCTAAGTTTTTGGATGCTTTGCAATGCCGCTTTGAAGGTGTTTTGATTTCATTGTGGTTTTTTAGAGCAATTTTGAGGATCCAGTTGAGTTCTATTTGCAAAGATCTTGTCAAAACACATCTTGATATCCTGGATTTGTATgaatattatttacatttttcattAGCTTGGCTTCAAAAAAACTCGGAAGCGCTTTTGTATATGTCGGAACCATTCTTGGTTGCACAATCTAATGGTCGTAATCCTTATGACATTGATATGGTGAATCTGAAGAAGCTTATCCCAAACATTGGGCAGTTGTTGGCTCAAACTTCTTTAATGTCTAATATAGAAAACCTTCAACTATCCAAATGTGCAGAAGATAAACTAGTTGCAGATCTAAAGCATTTAATTCCTGACGATGAAAGATGGAAGATTTTAGGGACCTGCTTGTGGCAGCATTTCTCTAGATTCATGATATCTAATTTGAATCTGGTTCTTGCCAAACTTGAAGATGGTAATTTATCTGGGCCTTTCCACAGAAAATATACTTATGGGGAGTCTTATCTCATAAATATGGATTCTGAAAGCATCAGCTTGCCAGAGAAGATTCGGTTAGTCTCATTTAGCCTATGTGATCTACTGATGACAACGGTTACTCACATTTCTTCTTATCATGTTAAACAACATGCAGAATTTCTGTGGCAGAAAGTAGGGAATGATTTGAATGTAATGACTCTTAAATGGTTAACACAAAAATCAGAATTCAGTCAGAACCAAAACCTGGACATTTTAGAACAGGGGAACAGGAAAGATAACTATTCAGTTCATCAGTTATTATGGGATCACTGTGCGGATCCCAAATTGATATCTGATTGCTTTGCACAGGAAAAACTCAATTGGCCTAATGACTTGGATCAGATGAATACTAAAGGTTGGAATGACTTGTCTATAATTATGACAGGACTGCATAAAACTGATGATACATGTGGTGATGGATGTAAATTTAGCACTGGATCTTCTAATCATGAAGTTGGAACTCCTGTTAAAGGAACATCTCTAAGTGGCCATGCTTTTGCAAGAACAAACCAGAAAGATATATCTTATACAAATTTTGCAGTTTTCCAGAGTCCCAGAGAAATGTACAAGAGAAATGGAGAACTTTTGGAG GCATTGTGTATAAACTCTACTGATCAACGGGAAGCTGCAGTTGCTGGCAATAGGAAG GGTATAATGTTCTTTCATCTGGAAGATGAGATTCCTTTTAGTGCTAAATCAGATGATCTTTTGTGGGCTACAGCTGATTGGCCTCAGAATGGATGGGCAGGTTCAGAATCCACCCCTGCTCCAACATGTGTTTCTCCTGGTGTTGGCCTTGGGAGCAAAAAAGGGGCACACCTTGGGCTGGATGGAGCAACTATTGGCGTGGACTCTTCAGATTGGCCCAGCAATGACTTGACAGGTGGCAAAGTATTAGGAAGGCTAGGTTACACTGGTATTGGTGCCTCTGGATTAGGTTGGGAAGTTCAACAAGATTTTGAAGATTTTGTTGATCCACCTGCCACTTTGGAGAACATAAGTACCAGGGCTTTGTCTAGTCATCCAATGAGACCTTTCTTCTTGGTTGGCTCTAGCAATACACACATTTACTTGTGGGAG ttcaacaaagacaaAGCTACTGCTACATATGGAGTGCTGCCCGCTGCCAATGTCCCTCCACCTTATGCCCTTGCATCAATTTCAGCCTTACAGTTTGACCACTTTGGACACCGATTTGCCAGTGCTGCATTAGATGGAACTGTCTGCACGTGGCAGCTGGAGGTTGGAGGAAGGAGCAATGTTCGTCCAACAGAATCATCTCTTTGCTTTAATGGTCATGCATC GGACGTCACATATTTTTCCTCAAGTGGATCGATAATAGCTGTGGCTGGATATAGCTCTAATGGTGTTAATGTGGTCATATGGGATACTTTAGCTCCACCCACTACTTCTCGAGCTTCCATTTTATGTCATGAAG GTGGTGCACACACCGTGTCTGTTTTTGATAATCATGTGGGAGGTGGTTCTGTATCCCCCCTTATTGTGACTGGTGGTAAAGGTGGTGATGTTGGACTTCATGACTTCCGCTATATAGTTACTGGAAAGGCTAAAAGGCATAAGCGTGCTGATAACATTGGGCAAGGCTCTGTCTCATCTTTGACTTGTGATAAAGATCCGAATGTAGATGGGATGCTTTGGTACATTCCAAAGGCTCACTCAG GGAGTGTAACAAAAGTAGTTACCATACCAAATACCAACTTGTTTTTAACTGGAAGCACAGATGGAGATGTCAAACTCTGGGATGCCCAGAGCACAAAGTTAATACATCACTGGTCAAAGATACATGAAAAGCACACCTTTCTGCAGCCAAGCTCTCGTGGATTTGGTGGTGTTGTTCGg GCTGCTATTATGGATATACAAGTTGTTCCCCATGGTTTTCTTACATGCGGTGGGGATGGAATTGTAAAGCTGGTACGGCTGGAAAATAACTTGCTTGGCCATGGAATTGAGTTATGA